Proteins co-encoded in one Aquincola tertiaricarbonis genomic window:
- a CDS encoding helix-turn-helix domain-containing protein, which produces MADLKFKPVRHDQAAFLAKARQRPGFAEAYEALELEYALAGQMLKARTKAGLTQDAVAERMGTTKSAISRLESAGRHAPSLATLKRYAAAVGCDLQVKLVPHEAT; this is translated from the coding sequence ATGGCTGACCTGAAATTCAAGCCCGTTCGCCACGATCAGGCTGCGTTCCTGGCCAAAGCCAGGCAGCGCCCGGGCTTTGCCGAAGCGTATGAGGCACTTGAACTGGAGTACGCGCTGGCAGGCCAAATGTTGAAGGCCCGGACCAAGGCAGGTCTGACCCAGGATGCGGTCGCTGAGCGCATGGGCACGACCAAGAGCGCCATCTCACGCCTGGAATCGGCGGGTCGGCATGCGCCATCCTTGGCAACGCTCAAGAGGTACGCGGCTGCAGTGGGATGCGATCTGCAGGTCAAGCTGGTTCCCCACGAGGCCACATGA